TCCCTGAAAGGAAACCGTCTGATGCTGCGCGGTATTGGCCTTTCCGATAAGGAATTGGAAATATTAGGAATAAAACATGCGGGGGAATGACGCCGAGTCCAATTTCTGGAAGAAATTGGCAGCGAGTGAAAAGCGAACCGGCAGATGAGCGGACGAGCGATAACGAGGCAAATACAGATGTTGAAGAAGCAATCCTTTATAAAGAGGAAGAGGCTTCTGAAAACATCTGTAAGCCGAGTCCAATTTCTGGAAGAAATTGGCAGCGAGTGAAAAGCGAACCGGCAGGTGAGCGGACGAGCGCATGAGGCTAACGTCTTGTTTGAAAAAGCCTTCCGAAGGAAAAATCAAGGCTTTTTCAAATAAAGACGCGGTCGTGAGAAGCGATAAACAAAGGTTTATTGAGAACAAAACCGAGGAGAAAATAAACAATGAAACGAGTATATGTAAATGAAGAATGGTGCCTGGGCTGTCACCTTTGCGAATATCAGTGCGCTTTTGCAAACTCCGGTGAGGAGGATATGTTCAAGGCCTTTAATAAAAAAGAAAAACCATTGCCGCGCATCCGTGTGGAGGATGGTGTGGAAAACGGAGAGGAAATCCATTTTGCGGTTTCCTGCCGCCACTGCAAGACACCCTACTGCGTCAAGGGCTGCATAACCGGCGCTTTATCGATCGGGGAAGACGGTGTGATCAAAATCGACGGTACACGCTGTGTGGGCTGCCGTACCTGTATTGCCATGTGCCCATACGGGTGTCTGGTGGTCGGTCACACGAAAACCATGCTGAAATGTGAACTGTGCACGGAAAATGGCGGTGAGCCAGCCTGTGTTAAAAACTGTCCGAACCGTGCCATTGTTTTTGAAGAAAGAGGTGCTGTCAATGAATAAGACAAAGTATTTGATCATCGGAAATTCCGCCGGAGCCATCGGTGGTGTCACGGGTATCCGCAGAGAAGACATGGACGGCAGCATTACGATTATCAGCGCGGAAAAACACCATACCTATTCAAGACCATTGATCTCCTACTGGCTGGAGGGTAAGGTTTCTCAGGAGAAAATGATTTACCGGGATGAGGATTTTTATGAAAAAAACGCCTGTGAGGTAATACTTGGCACAAAGGCAGAGCGTATTGATGTTCAAAAGAAGCAGGTATACCTGGCAGGCGGCGGGTCTGTCGCCTATGAAAAGCTCTTAGTCGCAACGGGCTCTGTTCCCTTTGTGCCGCCGATCAAGGGCAAGGAAACGGCTAAAAATACCTTTACCTTTACAACCATGGATGACGCGGCTGGCGTGGGTGAGATTCTGGATAAAAATTCTAAAGTCGTCATTTTAGGCGCAGGGCTCATTGGCCTGAAGGCAGCTGAAGCGGTTGTGGGACAGTGCGCGGGTGTGACGGTAGTAGATCTGGCAGACCGGGTGCTGCCCAGTGTTCTGGATACAGAAAGCGCTGAGATTATCGAGGCACATCTGACCAGCCAGGGAATGGTTTTAAAGCTGGAAACCAGTATTACTGAAATCGGCGATATGGAAGTTACACTGAGTGACGGCGAGCTTCTCCTTTATGACATTCTCATTCTGGCGGTGGGAACAAGACCGGAGATGTCACTGGTTGAGCAGGCTGGCGGAAAGGTGGAACGTGGGATTGTGACCGATGATCACCAGCAGACCAGCCTGAAGGATATTTACGCGGCTGGAGACTGCACGCAGAGCTATGATATTACCTCACAGACGGCTAAAAACATGGCGATTCTTCCAAACGCTTATCTGCAGGGTGAGGTGGCAGGACAAAATATGGCCGGTGGCAGCGCGGTGTATGAAAAGGCCTTTCCCGTAAATTCTATGGGGCTTCTGGGCCTGTATATGCTGACGGCAGGCAGCTGCATCGGCGAATCCATCACCGTCAAAACCGATGAAAGCTATAAAAAGTTTTATACAAAGGACGGCGTTTTAAAGGGCTATATCATCATTGGCAACTGTGATCGCGGCGGTATTTATACCGATATGATCCGCGAACAGATCCCGCTGGAGACAGTGGATATGGAAATGCTGATAAAAGAGCCGGGCCTGATGGCTTTTAACCCAGGAGAACGATATGCGAAGCTCAGCGCAGAGCATTAGGAGGAACAAGGATGATCATTGAAGCAGGAAAAAAATATTATACAGAGCTGAACCGTGAGGTAAAGGCAGCAGAGGATCGTGAGATTACCATCAAGGGTGTTCTGGGCCAGCGCTATATCGGTACCGGCGTTAAGAATAAGGATATTACCGTTTACGGCACACCGGGAAACGCCATGGGCGCATATCTCAGCGGAACGAATATCACCGTTTACGGCAACGTGCAGGATGCAGTGGGAGACACCATGGATAACGGCGATATCGTGGTCTACGGAAACGGTGGCGATACCCTGGGCTATGGAATGCGCGGCGGCAGTATCTACATCCGCGATAACGGAGGCTACCGCGTAGGTATTCATATGAAAGCTTATATGGAGCACCAGCCTGTGGTGGTGATCGGTGGTAAGGTCGGGTCTTTTTTGGGCGAGTATCAGGCCGGCGGAACCATTGTGGTTCTGGGGATTGGCGTAGACGGCGCTTTTCCGGCAGGCGGTTACTGCGGCACTGGCATGCACGGCGGTGCGATGTATATCCGCAGCGATGTACCGCCGACAGAGCTGGCACCGCAGGTAGTAGCAGAGCTGTGTACGCCTGCAATGCTGGAGCCGGCCATGGCCTGTATTGAGAACTACTGTCATTA
The DNA window shown above is from Eubacterium limosum and carries:
- a CDS encoding 4Fe-4S dicluster domain-containing protein, with product MKRVYVNEEWCLGCHLCEYQCAFANSGEEDMFKAFNKKEKPLPRIRVEDGVENGEEIHFAVSCRHCKTPYCVKGCITGALSIGEDGVIKIDGTRCVGCRTCIAMCPYGCLVVGHTKTMLKCELCTENGGEPACVKNCPNRAIVFEERGAVNE
- a CDS encoding NAD(P)/FAD-dependent oxidoreductase, with the translated sequence MNKTKYLIIGNSAGAIGGVTGIRREDMDGSITIISAEKHHTYSRPLISYWLEGKVSQEKMIYRDEDFYEKNACEVILGTKAERIDVQKKQVYLAGGGSVAYEKLLVATGSVPFVPPIKGKETAKNTFTFTTMDDAAGVGEILDKNSKVVILGAGLIGLKAAEAVVGQCAGVTVVDLADRVLPSVLDTESAEIIEAHLTSQGMVLKLETSITEIGDMEVTLSDGELLLYDILILAVGTRPEMSLVEQAGGKVERGIVTDDHQQTSLKDIYAAGDCTQSYDITSQTAKNMAILPNAYLQGEVAGQNMAGGSAVYEKAFPVNSMGLLGLYMLTAGSCIGESITVKTDESYKKFYTKDGVLKGYIIIGNCDRGGIYTDMIREQIPLETVDMEMLIKEPGLMAFNPGERYAKLSAEH
- a CDS encoding glutamate synthase, with translation MIIEAGKKYYTELNREVKAAEDREITIKGVLGQRYIGTGVKNKDITVYGTPGNAMGAYLSGTNITVYGNVQDAVGDTMDNGDIVVYGNGGDTLGYGMRGGSIYIRDNGGYRVGIHMKAYMEHQPVVVIGGKVGSFLGEYQAGGTIVVLGIGVDGAFPAGGYCGTGMHGGAMYIRSDVPPTELAPQVVAELCTPAMLEPAMACIENYCHYFDADIKEILAKSFYKLTPGANNPYNDLYTAY